A part of Bacillus sp. 2205SS5-2 genomic DNA contains:
- a CDS encoding ABC transporter ATP-binding protein translates to MTEVLLQVEDLKKNFPIKGGFLGKTVNEVKAVDGVSFTVNKGETLGIVGESGCGKSTTGRMLMRLIEPTGGRVRFEDQEITNLSKGDLRKLRRDMQMVFQDPFASLNPRHNVEKILEEPLIVHGIGTKEERIKRVHELLEIVGLSSYHAKRYPHQFSGGQRQRIGIARALMTKPKLIIADEPVSALDVSIQSQVLNLMEDLQKEFGLTYIFIAHDLGVVRHISDRVAVMYLGKVVEIANSEDLYDNPKHPYTQALLSAVPIPDPQYKRESIILQGDIPSPSNPPSGCAFHTRCPYKLDVCSVKQPALTKQEDGHFAACHLFTETEGA, encoded by the coding sequence ATGACCGAAGTTCTGTTACAAGTTGAAGACTTAAAGAAAAATTTCCCCATTAAAGGTGGCTTTTTAGGGAAGACGGTTAATGAAGTGAAGGCAGTCGATGGTGTTTCTTTTACAGTGAATAAGGGAGAAACATTAGGGATTGTTGGCGAGAGTGGTTGCGGGAAATCTACGACTGGTCGCATGCTAATGAGATTGATCGAACCAACAGGTGGTAGAGTACGATTTGAGGATCAAGAGATTACCAATCTATCAAAAGGTGATTTAAGAAAACTTCGACGTGATATGCAGATGGTTTTCCAAGACCCATTCGCCTCGTTAAATCCTAGACATAATGTGGAGAAAATTCTTGAAGAACCTCTCATTGTGCATGGAATTGGAACTAAAGAAGAACGAATCAAGAGAGTCCATGAACTTTTAGAAATTGTAGGACTTAGTTCTTATCATGCTAAAAGATACCCACATCAATTTAGTGGAGGACAACGTCAACGAATTGGGATTGCTCGTGCACTGATGACCAAACCGAAACTGATCATTGCGGATGAACCTGTCTCTGCCCTAGATGTATCGATCCAATCTCAAGTGCTGAATTTAATGGAGGATCTACAGAAAGAGTTTGGTCTCACTTATATTTTTATTGCACATGACTTAGGTGTAGTTCGACACATTAGTGATCGAGTAGCTGTTATGTATCTTGGAAAAGTAGTCGAGATTGCAAATAGTGAGGATCTTTATGATAATCCAAAGCACCCATACACTCAGGCACTTCTTTCAGCGGTACCGATTCCAGATCCACAATATAAAAGAGAGTCAATTATTTTACAGGGAGACATACCAAGCCCTTCAAATCCTCCCTCTGGTTGTGCCTTTCATACAAGATGTCCCTATAAATTGGATGTCTGCTCTGTAAAGCAACCAGCATTAACGAAACAGGAAGATGGTCACTTCGCTGCATGCCATTTGTTCACAGAAACAGAAGGTGCGTAG
- a CDS encoding ABC transporter ATP-binding protein, with the protein MGSIKRYMEFVKPYKLQIIGTLMIGLFKFAIPLLIPLLIEYVIDDVVGNAALSQDEKITKLFVAMGGMAFIFVFLRPPVEYYRQYYAQWTASKILYDIRDRLFTHIQKLSFKYYSNTRVGEVISRVINDVEQTKNFVITGLMNLWLDAATIVIAVSIMLSKDVSLTLVSLIVFPLYAISVRYFFGNLRSLTKERSQALADLQSYLHERVQGMPVIKSFALEDYEQKQFQSQNTNFLNKAMAHTGWNAKAFAVVNTITDLAPLIVIGYAGYQVIQGDLTIGTMAAFIAYVERLYNPLRRLVNSSTTLTQAIASMDRVFEFIDEQYDIDDTPGAIECKNTKGQISFNDVSFSYDDNEEMILKDINLTIQSGETIAFVGMSGGGKSSLISLIPRFYDVTDGEILLDGSDIRQFEVRSLRDKIGMVLQDNILFSESVRTNILLGNPFAKEEDVIAAAKAANAHDFILNLPQGYDTKVGERGVKLSGGQKQRVAIARVFLKNPPILILDEATSALDLESEHLIQEALENLVHSRTTLIVAHRLSTITHADRIILMDNGRIAEIGKHDELMKKKGQYYKLFQVQQLDT; encoded by the coding sequence GTGGGTAGCATCAAGAGATACATGGAATTCGTAAAACCTTATAAGCTCCAAATTATTGGAACATTAATGATTGGCCTCTTTAAATTTGCCATTCCTTTATTAATCCCCCTTTTAATCGAGTATGTGATTGATGATGTGGTCGGAAATGCGGCTTTGTCACAAGATGAAAAAATCACCAAGCTTTTTGTAGCAATGGGTGGGATGGCATTCATCTTTGTTTTTCTTCGACCACCTGTTGAATATTATCGTCAATATTATGCTCAGTGGACGGCAAGTAAGATCTTGTATGACATACGGGATCGATTGTTTACTCATATCCAAAAGTTGAGTTTTAAGTATTACTCGAACACAAGAGTAGGAGAAGTTATTTCAAGAGTTATTAATGACGTAGAACAAACGAAGAATTTTGTGATTACAGGGTTAATGAACCTCTGGTTAGATGCAGCAACAATTGTGATTGCGGTATCCATTATGTTAAGTAAAGACGTTTCATTAACGCTAGTATCGCTTATAGTATTTCCGCTTTATGCGATTTCGGTTCGGTATTTTTTCGGAAATCTACGCAGTTTAACTAAAGAAAGATCTCAAGCCTTGGCAGACTTGCAAAGTTATCTTCATGAGCGTGTTCAAGGAATGCCGGTCATTAAAAGTTTTGCGTTGGAAGATTATGAGCAAAAGCAATTTCAATCTCAAAATACAAACTTCCTTAATAAAGCGATGGCTCATACGGGCTGGAATGCCAAAGCGTTTGCTGTGGTAAATACGATTACAGATCTGGCTCCCCTCATTGTCATTGGATATGCAGGGTACCAAGTAATTCAAGGAGACTTAACGATTGGGACAATGGCTGCTTTTATTGCCTATGTCGAGAGGTTATACAATCCTTTAAGAAGACTGGTCAACTCATCTACAACCTTGACACAGGCAATTGCATCCATGGACCGAGTATTTGAATTTATTGATGAACAATATGATATTGACGATACTCCTGGGGCAATTGAATGTAAAAATACGAAAGGTCAAATCTCTTTCAATGATGTTAGTTTTTCATATGATGATAATGAAGAGATGATTCTAAAAGACATCAACCTTACAATTCAGTCGGGTGAAACCATTGCTTTTGTCGGGATGAGCGGTGGCGGGAAATCATCCCTGATTAGCTTAATTCCTCGTTTCTATGATGTAACCGATGGCGAGATATTACTAGACGGAAGCGATATTCGTCAATTTGAAGTAAGGTCTTTGCGGGATAAAATTGGGATGGTTTTGCAAGACAATATTCTGTTTAGTGAATCCGTACGTACGAATATTCTGTTAGGAAATCCCTTTGCCAAAGAAGAAGATGTCATTGCTGCTGCAAAGGCTGCGAATGCTCATGATTTTATTTTGAATTTACCACAAGGATATGACACGAAAGTAGGAGAGCGTGGTGTGAAGCTTTCCGGAGGACAAAAACAGCGTGTAGCTATTGCGAGAGTTTTTCTGAAAAACCCACCTATTCTTATTTTAGATGAAGCTACTTCGGCGTTGGATTTAGAAAGTGAGCATTTAATCCAAGAAGCGCTAGAAAACTTAGTACATTCTCGTACAACCTTAATTGTTGCTCACAGACTATCAACGATTACACATGCCGACAGAATTATTTTAATGGATAATGGTCGAATTGCAGAGATTGGAAAGCATGATGAATTGATGAAGAAAAAAGGTCAATATTATAAATTATTTCAGGTTCAACAATTGGATACTTAA
- the ntdP gene encoding nucleoside tri-diphosphate phosphatase, with protein sequence MAVPTEGEALQIHSYKHDGKVHRIWEETTVLKGTRNMIIGGNDRTMVTESDGRTWITREPAICYFHSELWFNIICMIRQDGIYYYCNLSSPFVFDHEAIKYIDYDLDIKVYPDMTFTLLDEDEYETHGKQMGYPDVIDKILQQNVDKLVRWIRQRKGPFAPDFVDIWYERYLTHRR encoded by the coding sequence ATGGCTGTTCCCACTGAAGGCGAAGCATTACAAATACATAGCTACAAACATGACGGGAAGGTCCATCGAATCTGGGAAGAGACGACCGTGTTAAAGGGAACTCGTAATATGATCATAGGCGGAAACGATCGTACAATGGTTACGGAATCTGATGGGAGAACCTGGATTACGAGAGAACCGGCAATCTGTTACTTTCATTCAGAACTATGGTTTAATATTATTTGTATGATTCGACAGGATGGCATTTATTATTATTGTAATTTAAGCTCACCATTTGTTTTTGATCATGAAGCAATAAAATATATTGACTATGATCTTGATATCAAAGTATATCCAGATATGACCTTTACGCTACTCGATGAAGATGAATATGAAACTCATGGAAAACAGATGGGCTACCCAGATGTTATCGATAAGATTCTACAACAAAATGTAGATAAACTTGTTCGCTGGATTCGTCAAAGAAAAGGACCATTTGCACCTGATTTTGTAGATATATGGTATGAACGTTATCTAACGCATCGACGTTAA
- a CDS encoding ABC transporter ATP-binding protein: protein MANQTPLLKVEKLKTSFFTDDGEVPAVDSISFDIYPGEILGIVGESGCGKSVTSLSVMGLIPSPPGKIVEGKILFKDEELTEASEKRMRDLRGNEIAMIFQEPMTSLNPVFTIGNQLVEAIKIHKNSSKIQAEKRAVEIMRQVGLPRAEELLKEYPHQLSGGMRQRVMIAMAMACEPQLLIADEPTTALDVTIQAQILALMKNLNKETNTAVMLITHDLGVVAEVCERIIVMYSGKVVEKGTVAEIFQNPQHPYTKGLIQSVPDMRFKKDKLYSIPGNVPKPGSIQVGCRFAPRCEEVFERCTMETPDLYETKNGHCTRCFLYEDTKEGRSDDRSSVTS, encoded by the coding sequence ATGGCAAACCAAACTCCTTTGCTCAAAGTAGAAAAACTTAAAACATCGTTTTTCACAGATGACGGAGAAGTACCAGCAGTAGATTCTATTTCTTTTGATATCTATCCCGGAGAAATTTTAGGAATTGTTGGAGAATCAGGGTGCGGTAAGAGTGTTACGTCGCTTTCGGTGATGGGATTAATTCCGAGTCCACCAGGAAAAATTGTTGAAGGGAAAATTCTTTTTAAAGATGAGGAGTTAACAGAGGCTTCTGAGAAAAGAATGCGTGATTTAAGAGGAAATGAAATTGCGATGATCTTTCAAGAACCAATGACTTCTCTTAACCCTGTTTTCACAATTGGGAACCAGCTAGTAGAAGCGATAAAAATACATAAAAATAGTAGTAAAATCCAAGCTGAAAAACGTGCGGTTGAAATTATGAGGCAAGTCGGTTTACCACGTGCTGAGGAACTCTTAAAGGAATATCCTCATCAATTGTCAGGTGGAATGAGGCAACGGGTTATGATTGCGATGGCCATGGCTTGTGAACCACAATTATTAATTGCTGATGAACCAACAACAGCATTGGATGTGACGATACAAGCTCAGATTCTAGCTTTGATGAAGAACTTAAATAAAGAAACGAATACAGCGGTCATGTTAATTACGCATGACTTGGGTGTGGTTGCTGAAGTTTGCGAAAGAATTATTGTGATGTACTCAGGAAAAGTGGTAGAAAAAGGTACTGTTGCGGAGATATTTCAAAACCCTCAACACCCCTATACCAAAGGGCTCATTCAGTCTGTACCAGATATGAGATTTAAAAAGGATAAACTCTATTCCATCCCTGGTAATGTACCTAAGCCCGGATCCATTCAAGTAGGATGTCGCTTTGCTCCAAGATGTGAAGAGGTCTTTGAGCGATGTACAATGGAAACTCCTGATTTATATGAAACAAAAAATGGCCATTGTACGCGTTGCTTCTTATATGAAGACACAAAGGAGGGACGTAGCGATGACCGAAGTTCTGTTACAAGTTGA